In Aliamphritea ceti, a single window of DNA contains:
- a CDS encoding AI-2E family transporter: protein MKLTDSQRWMFICVLAVTGGLVYLLQPILSPFIVGALLAYIFDPLADRLEDKGMSRTGAVVIVFGIISTLVMVLLLLLLPKLGHQIQIMVQTIPAVITLFETKLVPWLELNLGVSLVSFDWQNVRQILSGNWQQTGNVLKDVMNSIGQSGIAVAAWLANLVLIPVVMFYLLRDWDVMIDKISHLLPRNVEPKVNLWATECDEVLGAFVKGQLLVMTALGTIYAIGLWLVGLDLALLVGMLAGLASIVPYMGFIIGIVAAIIAAMLQFNDPTVLAWVGLVFIIGQMLEGMVLTPLLVGDRIGLHPVAVIFAIMAGGQLFGFVGILIALPVAAVIMVLLRHLHDGYQRSSLYGDAKPASNLVNAEEAVKDVAGD from the coding sequence ATGAAACTGACTGATTCACAGCGTTGGATGTTTATTTGTGTGCTGGCGGTGACCGGGGGGCTGGTGTATTTGCTTCAGCCGATACTTTCCCCTTTTATAGTAGGGGCGTTGCTGGCTTATATATTTGATCCTCTTGCTGACCGGCTCGAAGATAAAGGTATGTCCCGTACCGGTGCGGTGGTTATTGTATTCGGTATTATCAGTACATTAGTGATGGTTTTATTGCTGCTGTTACTGCCAAAGCTGGGGCATCAGATACAGATCATGGTGCAAACTATTCCTGCGGTTATTACTTTATTTGAAACTAAGTTAGTGCCCTGGCTGGAGTTGAACCTGGGTGTTTCGCTGGTGAGCTTTGACTGGCAGAACGTTCGTCAGATTTTGAGTGGTAATTGGCAACAAACCGGTAATGTGCTGAAAGATGTGATGAACAGTATCGGTCAGTCCGGTATAGCCGTAGCTGCCTGGCTGGCGAATTTAGTCCTGATTCCGGTAGTAATGTTCTATCTGTTACGTGACTGGGATGTGATGATCGATAAGATCAGTCACTTATTGCCACGTAATGTTGAGCCAAAGGTAAACTTGTGGGCGACTGAGTGTGACGAAGTTTTAGGCGCGTTCGTTAAAGGTCAGTTATTGGTGATGACTGCGCTGGGCACTATTTATGCAATTGGCTTATGGCTGGTTGGGCTGGATTTGGCATTGTTAGTTGGTATGTTGGCGGGTCTGGCGAGCATTGTGCCTTATATGGGCTTTATCATTGGCATTGTGGCGGCCATCATTGCCGCGATGCTGCAATTTAATGATCCAACAGTATTGGCGTGGGTAGGTCTGGTGTTCATTATTGGCCAGATGCTGGAAGGTATGGTGCTAACGCCATTGCTAGTTGGTGACCGTATAGGTTTACATCCTGTGGCAGTCATTTTTGCTATTATGGCTGGTGGGCAGCTATTCGGTTTTGTGGGGATTTTGATTGCGCTTCCAGTAGCGGCGGTTATCATGGTTTTACTGCGTCATTTGCATGATGGCTACCAGCGCAGCAGTCTTTATGGTGACGCTAAACCGGCTTCGAACCTGGTTAATGCTGAAGAAGCAGTCAAGGATGTTGCCGGGGATTGA
- a CDS encoding RNA recognition motif domain-containing protein, protein MKIILEGLPREVSDADIRDFLEGYVEVLELEIYASRQGEHSSAWITIVASHAEAHWAVGRLNGRYWRERTVKAYISLFSDNQ, encoded by the coding sequence GTGAAAATTATTCTTGAAGGTTTACCCCGTGAAGTTTCTGATGCTGATATCAGAGATTTTCTTGAAGGTTATGTCGAAGTTCTGGAACTGGAAATTTACGCCAGTCGTCAGGGGGAGCATAGCAGTGCCTGGATTACTATAGTTGCCAGCCATGCTGAAGCTCACTGGGCTGTAGGCCGTTTAAATGGCCGGTATTGGCGTGAACGTACAGTAAAAGCTTATATTTCTCTGTTCTCTGATAATCAATGA
- a CDS encoding TIGR01621 family pseudouridine synthase has product MTKYLPVEGFPDGIQLIADTEDFLLINKPAGISVHKDDQDAGLVMLLQTGLKLPELYLVHRLDRMTSGLLLLAKRKTVAAELGRQFEQRRMTKFYMALSQTKPKKKQGLICGDMLKARRGSWKLAPSQDNPALTQFFSHGLGGGLRVFLLRPVTGKTHQLRVALKSIGAPILGDSRYSGVAAERGYLHAWYLGFELSGQIYRFSCVPQETEWRQAEWPDAWSEPELLAWPEIKSNKLVKQ; this is encoded by the coding sequence ATGACAAAATACCTGCCTGTTGAGGGCTTCCCAGACGGTATTCAGCTTATTGCTGATACTGAAGATTTTCTGTTAATCAATAAACCGGCGGGTATCTCTGTTCATAAAGATGATCAGGATGCTGGCTTAGTGATGTTATTGCAGACGGGATTAAAACTACCAGAGCTTTACTTAGTCCACCGCCTGGATCGGATGACATCCGGGCTGCTGTTGCTTGCAAAGCGTAAAACTGTTGCTGCTGAGCTGGGGCGACAGTTTGAGCAGCGCCGGATGACGAAGTTTTATATGGCGTTAAGCCAGACTAAACCCAAAAAGAAACAGGGCTTGATTTGTGGCGACATGCTTAAAGCCCGTAGAGGTAGTTGGAAACTTGCACCGTCGCAGGATAATCCCGCTCTTACTCAGTTTTTCAGTCATGGTTTAGGTGGCGGTTTAAGGGTTTTTCTATTGCGACCGGTGACAGGAAAAACTCATCAGTTACGCGTTGCTCTCAAGAGCATTGGTGCGCCTATTCTGGGTGATAGCCGATACTCAGGCGTGGCAGCTGAGCGCGGTTATTTACATGCTTGGTATCTTGGTTTTGAATTATCGGGCCAGATTTATCGTTTCAGTTGTGTGCCGCAGGAAACTGAATGGAGACAGGCTGAGTGGCCAGATGCCTGGTCTGAACCTGAGCTACTTGCCTGGCCGGAAATAAAGTCGAATAAGCTTGTTAAGCAGTAA
- a CDS encoding DUF2066 domain-containing protein, producing MKSICSRVVLAISLLVGSVVQAAVVDNLYQSELLVPEQLAQPTDKQLSEALRDVLVKVSGRSQIAGNAKISEALQAPAVYLQGFAYESTQIPVAAGDGREVLGLRLKLAFDTQAISGLLSEAGLSAVGGGRPGVLVWLVAEGPERPRDFVAAESEIVSELQALAAQRALPVLLPLLDLDDQQALSPGDIWGAFQEPVNQASARYRPDAVLVGRLQRLASGAWNTRWQLSYQERHQTYAPTGSLAEQLEAVVNSVGDRLLGGTSVVESNYVEDGIVLEISKLNSIDDYLQLLTYMRELQPVEQVLPAQLENDTVTLRVEVQGGVPALLEAIRLNPRIQSDSVLPSATVAGPLYYRWQ from the coding sequence TCTCACTGTTGGTGGGAAGTGTAGTACAGGCAGCAGTGGTTGATAATTTGTATCAGTCGGAATTATTAGTGCCAGAGCAATTGGCGCAACCAACCGATAAGCAGTTAAGTGAAGCGCTGCGGGATGTGTTGGTAAAAGTGTCTGGTCGCAGTCAGATAGCAGGTAATGCGAAAATCAGTGAAGCACTTCAGGCTCCGGCGGTTTATTTGCAGGGCTTTGCATACGAGTCAACTCAGATTCCGGTTGCTGCCGGAGATGGCCGTGAAGTACTGGGCTTACGTCTTAAACTTGCTTTTGATACACAGGCTATCAGTGGATTGTTGAGTGAAGCGGGACTGTCTGCTGTTGGTGGGGGCCGGCCGGGAGTATTGGTTTGGCTGGTTGCAGAAGGGCCTGAGCGTCCCAGGGATTTTGTAGCTGCTGAAAGCGAAATCGTCAGCGAACTTCAGGCTTTGGCAGCACAGCGTGCTTTGCCTGTGTTGTTGCCGTTGTTGGATCTGGATGATCAGCAGGCATTGTCACCGGGCGATATCTGGGGAGCATTTCAGGAACCGGTGAATCAAGCCTCTGCGCGATATCGGCCAGATGCTGTCCTTGTTGGTCGTCTGCAGCGTCTGGCTAGTGGTGCATGGAATACCCGCTGGCAATTGTCTTACCAGGAACGTCATCAGACATACGCGCCCACAGGCAGTCTGGCGGAACAATTGGAAGCTGTTGTGAATTCGGTGGGGGATCGTCTGTTAGGAGGTACTTCTGTTGTTGAAAGCAATTATGTAGAAGATGGCATAGTGCTGGAGATCAGCAAATTGAATAGTATTGATGATTATCTGCAATTATTGACCTATATGCGGGAACTGCAGCCTGTTGAGCAAGTCTTACCTGCGCAGTTGGAAAATGACACTGTGACATTGCGGGTTGAAGTGCAGGGCGGCGTACCGGCATTGTTGGAAGCTATCCGGCTAAATCCACGCATTCAGTCTGATTCAGTATTGCCTTCAGCTACAGTTGCAGGGCCGCTGTATTATCGCTGGCAGTAA
- the hda gene encoding DnaA regulatory inactivator Hda, giving the protein MNNPVPIQLPLGIALRDDAKFETYLSRGNELVCNYLAQVANGEGDLFLYLWGTPGAGCSHLLQGACHASDPAGRTAVYLPLDELIDLGPGVLDGMEHLDLVCLDNLQAIAGNREWEEALFHFFNRIRSENNFLVVAADRAPRQLGIKLPDLASRFTWGMVFQVQGLDDDGKVIALQVRAQSRGFELSEEVARFLIHRASRSMQDLFDLLDQLDNASLSAQRKVTIPFVKQVLGW; this is encoded by the coding sequence ATGAATAACCCTGTACCTATCCAATTACCTTTAGGCATCGCTTTGCGCGATGATGCGAAGTTCGAGACATACTTGAGCCGGGGTAATGAGCTTGTCTGTAACTACCTGGCTCAGGTAGCAAACGGCGAAGGCGATCTTTTCCTTTATCTTTGGGGAACTCCCGGCGCAGGATGTTCGCATCTGCTGCAGGGTGCTTGTCATGCCAGTGATCCGGCCGGGCGTACGGCGGTTTACCTACCGCTGGATGAACTGATTGATCTGGGGCCCGGAGTGCTGGATGGAATGGAGCATCTGGATCTGGTCTGTCTTGATAATCTACAGGCGATTGCGGGTAATCGTGAGTGGGAAGAGGCTTTATTCCATTTCTTTAACCGTATTCGCAGTGAAAATAATTTTCTGGTTGTCGCAGCGGATCGAGCGCCGCGACAGTTAGGTATAAAGTTACCGGATCTGGCATCCCGTTTTACCTGGGGGATGGTGTTTCAGGTTCAGGGGCTGGATGACGACGGCAAAGTGATTGCGCTTCAGGTACGGGCTCAGAGCCGGGGTTTTGAGTTGTCTGAAGAAGTGGCCCGTTTTCTTATACACCGCGCCAGTCGTAGTATGCAGGACCTGTTTGATTTGCTGGATCAGCTGGATAATGCTTCTCTTAGTGCGCAGCGTAAAGTTACTATTCCGTTTGTGAAGCAGGTGCTTGGCTGGTAA